The segment TGGAGCCTCTTGAACGCTCCGGGACCAGGAGTGTTGCAGTGCAGAGGTTTACTGGCCGTCGGCCACCTGTCTcattaataatttaaatgttatgCCTCGTATGTCTTACTGCTCCGCTCTGCTCGTTTCAGAAGATCCACATCAAGTTTCCTTTAATTGCCCTTTTGGTGATAGCAGCTCTTTTTGCACAGCCAGCACATACacgtctttttaatttattgttattttgcatctgtggagtaatttattcttattttattgttattgttaaatgtcgatgatttatgtacgaaggactttcaacggaaacaagaccgcaagggctttttagaaatgctcctcttagacaggatgtttgactgtatttgtactgcaatacatgctactgtgtgactgtacttgtactctaacattctatctaataaatatattcatcatcatcctcatcgtcaCAAAGCCATTTGTATCAATGCCTTTAAAATGCCGATTTTAGGGCGGAGAGGGAGACGGACTGCATTTTGATTGAAGTGTCGCCTGCAAAAGAAAAGGCTCATAGAGAAATTAAAGGTTGGCATGGTTACTCGCGTGTCTGTCACTCGCTCTGTGCTGTAATCGGACCTCTGGCGGGAAATCGATTTAATCCAAGTGCACATGAAAgcgacagaagaggaggagaactgGGAAATCGTGGCACACAAGATTTCTGAGGATGTAGAATTCttttgcagtatttttttttgtctttgggtgtctttgatgatgatgagatggACATATGAACACTCTCTGAAGTCGTTACAGAAGACATCTTTGCAAACCAAGCAAATGTATCCGATCCGATTCAATGACTCGACGTTCCAGTGCCGATCGCCTGACTCTGCCAGACCAGGCGGAAAGATTCCAGAAAGTCAGCGTTCCATTTCAAAGGAAGTGGCTCGAATGCTCGGATTTCAGCTGCCGATGCCTGAAGGGCGCTtctaaacaaacacaatcatATTACAGTCCGCTGGCATTCTAAGAGGGCCCAGGATCACCATGGGACCTCTCAGAGGTCGGCACTGGAGTTTCATGGAAGTAACGTGAACCCTAATGCAGAGATAAAGTGATCCCGAAGGCATTGATCCGGATTGCGATTTATAACTCTAACTGAACGCAGAGCTTCTAAAAGGGACTGGTTGTGAGACGTTTCCTCATCCAATGGAAAAGACATGTCCTTTAGGGGACGGTCCTGTCATGGTAACATTGATACAGGCGTAGTAACATGTCTtaatcattcatccattcattcattcatcttcttgggACGATTGTAATCCTCTTCAACTACTTATCCGAATCTGGCTCAAGGGTCATGCTGGGTCGCTCCCAACTGGCATCGGGCGagggatacaccctggacaagtcaccggTTCATCACAGGACCACACTGAAAAACAGACATCCATTCTTACGCACGCTTGGAGAGTGACCCTTCAACATGACTGCTGACTTAAACTGCTTCACAACCTGCTTGTAATTCTCTTTTGTGGCCACACGGTGGCGGCAAACACTCAGGATTTACATTATTATTGACATCAATGTCGTCGGCGGACCAGCCAAAACAAATCCCTTTTGGAATACCTTAATGAGAAAATTACAATCTCCTGTCCTGTTGAGTTTCAAGCAACATTActcaaaaaaaaagtgctttgcACCATGACAAAATGATTTCTGATAGTACTACGAAAGTCTTCTGGAGAACTGATTTGCATTCGATGACACATTTTGGAGGACATATTCAGGAATATGAGGACGCTTAAACATCTCCTGTAAATCCTCCCTATTGCACATTTATCTTCTGCTTACAATTCCTAGATTCCTCTTTTCAGCATAATGTTCACTGTGTGATTGTCGGTCTGTgtgtggcttgtccagggtgtaccagtGTTCATTACATCCGTTCGTCATTCTACAAAAACGAGCAATAAGAATCATACATAAAGCTGAATTTTTAGCACAtactaataatctgtttattcaatcaaatttattaaaaatgaaggATCTAGTGATATACTATactttgttaattttatttaaagcatttaacaaATCACTACCATTTTAGTTGTATTATGAGGGTGGGATTTaatacgttttcttcttcccactccttttcaagcactatataatgtattatttgctatttttgtgtacacgacctttggtgtttgttttggacatatttattgggtttttgtttctttggttgaaatatggtttcttgtacacgaaaaggtataattttttttatttttatcctgcttgaaacaaataaactaaagtAAACTAAACCAActaccccgcctctcggccattgactgctgggacaggctccagctcGACCGGCCACCCGGTACCGGAcagttcagaagatgaatgaatgaatggttccGATGGTCGACCTGCATCTCAAAGAATGAAAGCCGATCGCTGGCCCATCATTTGTGTCTCTGCGGAACGACTCATCAGTCGGGCGATGATATAGAGTCCTGTTGGCTTACAGTGAGAGACGGAGGACAATTACAGGTTGGAAAGaattttttattatcatcattcatttaaattaacAAACACTGCTATAcatattgctttttttctttttatatatatatatataattttgaaTAATTTTAAACAGTTAAAGCATTTTGGAAAAGAAGTAATAGTGGTTGCAAACAGGCGACAGACAGTCGATGACAGCAGAAGATCCAGTCAATGGCTTTCCTATGTGTGTAAAGGGGCTCCGGAATATTTCTACCGATTTGCCCACAGTCACGTTTTTGGTTATCGTTTGGCGCCCCTGTGCCGCCGTGCAGGATCACATCGTACCTGTTGCATCCACCTGGTGATGTTAAAGCTCGTGCAGCGCAACAACTACAaccttccttccctccatcaacaacaacagcaacaaaaagcGCTCAGCGTCGAGACGACAGCCCTGACATCGTTTCCACTAGGAATGTGTGAAGTCAACAAAATAGTCCCAAATATCGCCGTCCCTCTCAGTGCACGGTGCTGGGAAACCCCGCCCATTTAAGATACGCACAGGTCAAAAACAACCAATAAAGAAGTGCTTTGTAGAAACGACATCTGCTCCTGGTCCATCTTTCATCGTGAGTTGTCCCATCCCTTCTTTAACGTCAGAAAGTCCTCGATGTCTGGCCAGCAGGCCTCCCACTAAGTTCCTGCGGTGCACCTTTGAGCTGGCGCACGTTCACACGCCCCACGGAGCAGCACATCTGAGTTCAATCTACTAAAAGTGACAGATTTACAAACATGGTAAGAACGGGGGTTGACATCATTGGCATCTGGCGACAGTCTAGACCGCAGTGGCTTTTTATTCCCTCCCTTTAGACAACAATGGGACAAATTACAGGATCACGTGTGTCATAGAAACCCTTTTTGACTTTTTGAAACCTGACCTGCCTCAAGAGGCAGTGTTGAAAAAGGTTATATCGTTATTAAGAGAgcgaaagaaaggaaaagaaaacgcGAGAAGTATGCAATCCAGTGTAGCAAGGGGGGTTCTCTACGACACAGACACATCCCTGACATCAATGTAATTCACATACACTTTGTCATAAACATATTGTAAAGTTCAGGTACAGAATCACTGAGGAAAAGCACACCGATAAAGTCAAAGTAGAAGCTAAAGAGTCTGGACGAACTAGTCGTTGGTTGAAGGTTGGCTCGGATCCTTCGCGTCACCGAGGACGGGCTCCTTGTCACCCCGTGGatgaacattttgcttttctaCAGGCAAATAAAAAGGAGAGGACGATGtcctaaaaaccaaaaaaaccattTGAAAATGATTCAGCACAGGCCATAAATCCAACGAAAGAGACGGAGCTAGCGCTAGAAATGTGTCTCCACTCCAAGTCAGCGATTCCTGAATAGAAGACAAGTCCAGGTGGGAAACACACAACGCTCACTGTCTTTGTCTCGCCTCTGGACGTCCGGCCGAACGCTGACCTCGCGTCGTGATTGGTTGATTTGTCTTGGCAGCGTGCAAGAGTCAGCCGCGTGGCTTCGCTTTTGTTAAAAACactttcaaaaaaatatatattaaggACGCGCTTCTCTGGTTTCGTCTCGTGAAGTCGGAGTTGCCCCGTCGAGGCGAGGACTGTCTGCTCAGTAAACAGGTTTACACTCTGGAGTTGAAATGGCAACGGAATGACACGTCTCAGGAATGGTGCACAAAAACgttcacaaaaacaacaacaacaacaacaagaacgcACTGAAGCAGAATGATGAGAAACACACGGCGTAGCCCTTGTGGGTCTCCCTCCGGAAGGGGAGACGGCTCACACGGTCTTGGTCTTGACTATTGGATGTGCTCTTGGGTCTTTAAaagacactggggggggggggggggggcagttgatCCTCATGCTTGCCTCTGCCCACAGTGTTCCTTTCCCTCGCTCAGAGTGCCAGCAGGGTGGGCGAGTTCAGGGAGTCTGAGGACTGgtcgccgctgctgctgctgcgccgaTGGGCCTTGGAACAGGATTCGGAGGAGGGTGAGGGGCTTTCAGGCTCCAGCATGTTCGGGTAGGTGAATATGAGGCTCGTCGCATTGGGCGTGGCGGCAGGGGTGGATGCCGCCACGACCGGTGTGTTCAGGCTGTCGCCGTCTGTGCAGTACATCCCGCCGCCAATGCCGCCGCCGCCCAGGCAGATGGGCTTGATGACCGAGCGCTGGGGCCGGCCCATTTCTCGCACGTCATCGTCGGGCTCTTGCTTCACCACCACGTGGTTCATCTGAGGCCGGCTTCCCAAGTTTGGCCGCATGGTCAGGGGCAGCGGGGTGcagtgctgctggtgctgctggtgcCCGGATGACTGGTGGCGGTCCTCGGTGGGGAGCTTGCACACGGGATTGTGGGCAACCAGCATGAACTCCAGTTTgtccttctccttctgcaggCTCTCAATCTCCTTCTGCAGGTCggatttctcctcctccagcttctccgtCTCCTGTGGAGAGGACAGGAAATGAGGCCGAGCCGTTGAGCTTGAGGGCGAGGACGGGAATCATAATAAACGCCGTGAAGGAGCACCAGCCCAAAGCGTCCCGGGATGAGACCTTCTACCAGAATTTAAGTTTCCTTTAAGAATAAGGAAGTAATTTGTGTGCGTGATCCCCAAACGTGCAGAAAGAGGGCACTGTCCCTCAGCTACAGAATCCTGCTGGAACGTAAGCGGCACAATCACAGGAGGAATTTATCGAGGGCTCGTTGGGCTTCCAGAACGGAAAACTGCTGCTCAAATGTGACTTAAGGGCCGCGTGTTGTTTGTCTCAGAGACGTTTGATCTGCGTCAACAGCGTGTCACGAATGTGCCACGGAAAAGAGCCCACGAAAGCGGCTCGTCAGCTCGAGACATCGCGCAGATAAAGAGATAAGCCGTCTGAGAACTTTGACTCATGGTCAAAGGTATGAGGAAGTGCACAAGGAGCagtaggaggaggaagaggaggaagaggggcgggggggggggggggctaaatcaAAGATATCAGTCAATCCAGGCAGAGATATCGCAGCAACATatccctcctctctgctggaaGGTGACCTTTTTGGAATTTTAACGGAAAGGCGTGTGAAGACGAGAAAGTGTTTTTGTCTCTCGcccagaagtgtgtgtgtgtgtgtgtgtgtgcgtgcatgtatgcatgtgtgtgcagcatGTCTCTATGTGGGATTGGGAGACAAGCAATTGCCTCCTTTTACAAAATGTCCTGCATTCACGGAGACAGCTGCCGACAGCAAATTCCgttcctgcttttttttattatttttttttttttttagggccTTACAAAGCTGAACCTCACTGCAATCCAGCAAATGAGTCCACTTATTCTCCGCTGCCGTCTGCCAGGCATGCAGGGCTGGGAGACGGCCCTCTGTCTCCAGCTGCCTGAGACAAAAAGCTTTTCTTCGCCTGTCATCCCATCACCGGGAGTCAAACCAGTAACGCAAGCTTGTAAAGTTAGGTGTGGAGGCTCAACCTCTGGAGTCCTGCCAGACGTCTGAACCTGTGTGACCATTTGTTTCCACGTTGGCTTTTATTCTAGTTCCTGTAAATGATTCCTTCGGTGGCTGGGACTTAGCGTGTGTAGgagccgggggggagggggggggggtgtttgccCCAGCCCTCCGTGGTCGGTCCATGAGAACGACGGAGAACTCACCCCTTGCAGCATCTCGGTGAGCTCTCGCCTACGGTTGCGGCATTTGGCGGCGGCTAACTTGTTCCTCTCCCTTCTCaccctccttttctcctcttcctctggggCGAGCTGAGGGCaagaggggggggaaacaagAACATACAAGATAACGGGGGCTGTTTGAGAGACACAGACAATCAATACGGAGCAAAGAGTATGAAAACAAAGATgcagagaaaaatatatatatttaatgacttCCCTTTGAACAAACGTTCTAATGTTAGGAAGAACGATCATTTGAATACGACGCTTTCCCTCATGTCATCCGGGGTCCCTCACCTGCTCGTCTCTTTTGCGTCGGCTCCTGGCGTCCCCGATGGAGCGGATGACTCCGGGTCGAGCCAGCGCGTTGtgccccagcagcccccccggcCCGTTGGTCAGGTGATGGCCGTACGGGTGGGACCGGGAGTACGGGTTGGACATGGAGGTGATGACTGTCGGCTGAACCATCCACTGGAGGTCTTGACTGGTCGTGATTGCATTGATGGTGGGAATGAAGGCACTGTTGGAGCCGGGCATGTCAAGCCTGTACTTCTGGAAAAGTAGGGAATGAGAGAAGATTTACAATCACATCTGAAAGCCGTTTCCTTAGAAACGGGGCGCTGTCATTTCAGTTCTCTGAAAGCCCAATCAGAGGCCTTCTCCACCGCCCACCATTATCCAattcacacattttccacatttcaAGCTTATCGCAATGATTCAAATGGGTAAAACCACCGTGCACGTACGTAACCGCTGGAGTGGAACAGTGACACGCGCTGTGAATCATGTGGGAAAGCCCGGCGTGTCCAGCGTGTCTCGCTTTACTAGAATAAGCAAACACAGCCGTGTTCCACATGTCCGAGGTGCTTCTGAGGGAACGTAAAGGGTCAGAAGCTCCGTCAGAGTTCCGGAGGGATGTTTGATACGAACCCggggaatgaaagaaaaacacattcgtGGAGTCGATGGGATTATGACTGAATGATAGCCGAGTCTCTGTCTAATGCCACACTGTGATAAGAGACATGCCTGGGCTGAACAGAGTCCGACCCAAAGCTGCTCCAACTGCGCTAATCCGTGATAATTACATGTTTGCTGCTCCGGTCTGAAGTTATGTCTAACAAATCTAGAGGCAGAGTAATGATCCTGAAACCCTCAACGGTGCGTCCGTGCGTATTTTACGCACGTCCCATAAATCCGCTATTCCCGACTTTCCGTCGGACATCCCGGCAGCGCGCGTTGGAACTTTGTTTATCTGGTGAGTCATTGTGTATGCGGGATTTGTCGAGCGCATGTGAAATGCGGTCAGTTCCAgtaaaggaacacacacacacacacacacacacacacacacccgcgcacacacacacgcaccgagTGTGACTTGTTTTGATACATTTAATTCTAACTAACAGAGAGGTCGTGTTCCAGCTCGCACGATGGGAACCCGGCAGCCGGCGCGTGATTACAGGGAACCGCAGCAGCGAGAGGCGCAGGTCCGGAGCCGTTTACCGTctggtgcgtgtgcgtgagcctGATGACGCGTTTCCACAGAGGAGACGTGAGCGCGTAAACAACATGCCACTTCCCAGATACGAGTCCTATTCGTTTGGAATGTTTGGACACGGCGGCGCTTCAGGGCCACACCTCCAGCAAATGTAGGTTCTGTCTGGGGGTTGTGTAAGGAtcgatctgcccccccccaccaggaagGACGTTCTGGCTTTTAATTACCCTGCGCTCCCGGTTGGTGCGCGCGTCCGGCTGGCAGAAATGTGCCATGTTCAGTGCGGAACGCGCTTGACACGTTCAGATCAGATTTAGCACTTTAATCGTGTCAGTTATGACCAATAAGATCAATATATCCGCCTCAAGTTACAACTTTAGCTGATCTAATGCTCCCGGTCGGAGGTCCTCGCGTAATTTGCCTGTTGCATTCCCAGTTTCGCGTTTGTATTCTATTCCCTTTTTATTTCCAGGCGAGCGCTGATGCGTAAATCAAGGACTTATCGTTGTTCTCACGCACGCGGGTGCGCCAGGATAAAATAATCAATGCACAAATAACAGAAATACATACTTGACCGACATCTGTCAGGTCCACATTGAAAGCGTCCCGTTTCCGTTGCAGCCAGAAGCGCGTTTACGCGTGTAGGTTTGGAACTTCGCGTTTTGCGGTGAGTAAATCTGATCAATAATTAAAAGCCGGAACGACCTCATCCGATCGTGAATGACAGAATCAAACTGGCACGAGTCCTGGATGCGCAGACGGA is part of the Brachionichthys hirsutus isolate HB-005 chromosome 18, CSIRO-AGI_Bhir_v1, whole genome shotgun sequence genome and harbors:
- the fosl2 gene encoding fos-related antigen 2 isoform X2; translated protein: MYQDYSGNYDTSSRGSSISPTQPESFTSGSSTIGSPKYRLDMPGSNSAFIPTINAITTSQDLQWMVQPTVITSMSNPYSRSHPYGHHLTNGPGGLLGHNALARPGVIRSIGDARSRRKRDEQLAPEEEEKRRVRRERNKLAAAKCRNRRRELTEMLQGETEKLEEEKSDLQKEIESLQKEKDKLEFMLVAHNPVCKLPTEDRHQSSGHQQHQQHCTPLPLTMRPNLGSRPQMNHVVVKQEPDDDVREMGRPQRSVIKPICLGGGGIGGGMYCTDGDSLNTPVVAASTPAATPNATSLIFTYPNMLEPESPSPSSESCSKAHRRSSSSGDQSSDSLNSPTLLAL
- the fosl2 gene encoding fos-related antigen 2 isoform X1 produces the protein MYQDYSGNYDTSSRGSSISPTQPESFTSGSSTIGSPVSASNYQKYRLDMPGSNSAFIPTINAITTSQDLQWMVQPTVITSMSNPYSRSHPYGHHLTNGPGGLLGHNALARPGVIRSIGDARSRRKRDEQLAPEEEEKRRVRRERNKLAAAKCRNRRRELTEMLQGETEKLEEEKSDLQKEIESLQKEKDKLEFMLVAHNPVCKLPTEDRHQSSGHQQHQQHCTPLPLTMRPNLGSRPQMNHVVVKQEPDDDVREMGRPQRSVIKPICLGGGGIGGGMYCTDGDSLNTPVVAASTPAATPNATSLIFTYPNMLEPESPSPSSESCSKAHRRSSSSGDQSSDSLNSPTLLAL